The window TGTTTGATTTGATAGATTTTTTAAATAGATGAATGAAAAGTAAGAACTTTGCTAAATTCTTGCCACCCTAGAAGTTTAGGCAATTAGTTGGCTTGAAGGATGCCACTTTTTTATCCATGTCAAACCCAACCAACAAATTTCCCTGAAAATGGCCTCCAAAGAACCCATAATTCTCCGACGTAACGTCTTCCACATCTTTGTAGACCATTGCAAAACAAACTCTATTGTCATACTCTGGCTCATTGTAAAATAGTTGGTCTGCCATTAGCTGCAGTTTGCCACCACCCTCGAAATGAATGGTCACTTTTGGTTCTTCTGGAATTGTCATCGAGTTCAAGCATAGTCTTGTCAAATTTATTTCCTCCTCAAATACTACGATCGGCTCCAATTTCGGATCAACCATCTTCTTCACTAGAGTTATTACTGGGTCAAAAATATGTCGAGGCACAATAGACAAAGGTGTGCCTGAGTCGACTACCATCTTATATTTCATATCCATTGTTTCTTCTGTAAATGAAACAAATTCATTCCCAACTGTGATTCCTTCTGCTATCACAATGTAGTTGTTTGAGAATTCTTTTGTATCAACCAATGGTGTAGAAACCACCCCTTCACCCAAAACTTCACTACCATTACCGAAATAGATCTTGCTTTCAATTATCGGATCTGTACTTGCAGGAACCAAACAATGAGAGAATCTATTGCCTCCAACATAGGGAGCAATTTGAGAAACAAATGACAAGGGTCCACGTCCAAACCCAATCATTCCCATTTCATTTCTTGTTGCAGAATTATGACCAACATCGTTCTTAATCCCACACCCCACGATGATATCTTCTACGGCTACAACCACACCTGTTGTGGATGCCATGGTAATTGTTTCTTTAACTAATAAACCTTCGGAGTATGACTCGTCTGCATAACTGTAATGGTAAACACAAGGTTTTTCATGATCTTCACTACAATAGTTTGGTGGATAGTTTGCAGGTTTCCTCTCGGCGACAAGTCTACATTCCCTTGCACCACAAGTAATGTTCCTAAACGTTGAGGATTTTCTGCGATCAAACAAAGCATGTTTGCTCTTGTAGCAAAGAAAACATGGCTGACATTGAGTCCATAATAGATCGCTACCTGTATCAGCAATTGCATAAATATCTATAGGCGGGGTTCCCATTGAGAACTTCATAATATGCTCGCCACTCGTCTCATCGGTTCTCATATTATGCTTGTACCATGGCGAATATGGAGAGTTTTTTCGGATAAGATGAGCGCTGAATCCACCATTAATATTGTTGATATTGGTTGTTGCTCGAACAGAGTGATATACGAGACCAAAGAGAAAAATAGTGATGACAAAAGGACAATGAGTGCCCATAAAATAGAGTTTAGGTAGTTATGAGAAGAAAGAAGTTGAATTTGAGGGAATATCAGGATGGATTCTTGAAATTGTTACTTAGACAGAGATATCTACGAACCTTACCAGATTCTATCACAAATTTTCAAACAGAGGAGTTTGTGTTTACAGCTAAAAGGACACTTGAATAGAGGTTAAGTTTTGTATTTCTTAAATAATCTTGAAGATGACTTGAGTTCTTGTTCTCCTGAGGAAACGCTGTACCGGTTGTTTTATTGGGCAGAGCCTCATTTCTTGGGTCAATTTTTTAAATTTTGAATTTTCTATTGATTTCAAATTACCCTAGAGTGAACTTATTTTACGGTTGTGATTTACTTGATGAAATAGCATGCTAGCCTGAACATGAGTAACTTTAGGCTTTTCTTAGGCTTCAAGAGTTCAAGTTCAACAAGTCATGAGCTCAATACCTTGAATTGATTTCCACATATACAAGGACTACATACACCAGCAGAGATTAAGAACTTGGACAGCAACATTATTTGCTCATTGCATCTGAAACTCAAGAGGGACCTCAAAGAAATCTCTGATGCTGTTCCACTCGATCAAATAGAAGCGAAAGTTCGCCAACACTCCTGAATCGATCTGCATATATGTATGTTGAGCTACAACCTTCATGCATACAAATTAACTATGATCAGCAAGAGTTAATTTTCCCTAACATATATGAGCATGACCACCTCTCCCATTTCCTGCATACAAAGGGATCATCCGAGGCTGATAGCTTTAAAAGTGGCAAACCTTATTGACGGAAGTTCTTGGCTGTCATCTCTAGGAATCCCATACACACTAGGATTGTGTGGATCCTAAGCCAAAACAACTAACAGTCTAACAAATTCATGTTTCAATAATTCAGTTAAGACCACATCACAACAACAACAACAAAAAATGGAAATCCGGAACTAAAGTGATCAAATGTCAACTTGTTTCGAACTCGATCGAGTTTTTTTATACATCAAGTTTTCGACAACATCCGTGGAGAAAAAACATTCGAAATCAAAACCGAGTAATGGCCGGGCGCGACGGCTCTGATCCAACAACGGAGACTAACCCGCCTTCAGCATCCCAGTCTTGTTCTTCGTGAGAATACAAGTCTTCGGTGCCCCGGAACGCGGCGTGGAGGCCCACAACCACCACGGCAACAACCAGAGAGACCAGCACATTCACTCCCACGTGCGTGAGCACAAGCGCCACCACGGTGAGGAGGCTGAGGGCGAAGAGGACGGCGCCGTCGTCGAAGCTCCGGTTAAAGAGGACGACGGGGCCGGGGGCGCGTGAGAAGTAACCGAAGACCCAGTAGATGAGGATGATGAGGAAGACGATCATGGAGACGGGGTGCCATAAGAGGCTGAGGAAGACGATGAAGAGCACCACCATGGCGTAGTTGAGGCGGAAGTAGCTGAGGTTGTGCTTCGCGCGGCTCTTGGCGTCGGCGTAGCTGTAAGGGGCGGAGAAGGCGGAGGGGGAGAAGAGCTCGGACCATGGGCGGCGCGTGGGGTGCACGGGTTGGGAGGGCGAGTCAAGGGTGAGGTCTTTGGTGGCGGAGGTTTGAGCGGCGGTGTTGGTGCCGTAACCCGCGGGTGGGTTTAGCGACATGGGTACTTGAAATTTGGGGAAACGTCCCTCGGATGAAACTAGAAGAGAAGAAAGGAGAGTTCGAAAGATATTTATACCAGCCCAAAAAAGGTCAATCTTTTTATTTATTTTTAAAAGTATTAAAATGTAACTGGATTTTATATAAAAATCTCCTGAAAATTCTTGTATGCACGACGTGTATTTACACGACACAATCTTAACCGTTCATGACAATTCATATGTTTAATCATTATGTTTCTATATTATTTTCTCTAATTCTAACCATCAATGCATATACGTGAAGATACATATCGTGTATTAAAGATGCTCTCTAAAGTCTCAACTAATTATAATTTCGACATACAAAAATATATGTATCGATACATTAATATTCCGGTAACTACATTTTTGCTGCAGTAAGCAAAGAGTGTAATATGGTGATGTATTGGTATATGATGTGCATAGTAGAAAGGGGTGCAAATGAGAAATAATTGAGTTGGGGGTTTAACAGTTTGATAATTACTTAAATAACATTGTTGCAGACAAATTGAAGTTACAGCAAAAAATTTCTTACATGTTGTACAAACACATACTGTAACAAGCTCAAATTCCTTAAAAATAGCACACTCCGATGTTATGAAAGGAAGAAAAACCATCTGAATGATGAACTGCTGGGCATTCGGCAAACTAAGGTTTTGGTTTTTGTTTATCTTTACTGTGGAATTGCCTTCCGGCTTCAACCGCTTCCCTGCAATGGAGAAGTGGTTAAGAGTTTCGCATATACACTACATGCCTGCTTTTTTCTTCATACACGCAACATGATTTGCAGTTGCATTTGGTTTTGCAAACAAGATCGATACAATAAGTTGAGAACTGAGAGGGTGAAGTTGAAAAGAAAGTGACACCAACCTGAAAGCATCGACGAGTTCCTTACTTTCAGGGTCCAGCTGCACACCCTCATAAAAACAATTAGCTGCTTCATCAAACTTCTGCAAGAATAAACAAAATATTTGATGGCTGTTGGTCTTATTTTGTAGAGTAAACAACATGAGCAACTAAATGGGAAAGTGAGTACATGCCTGCATTAGGCGCAATGCTGCACCTTCTCGAAAGCAAGCTTTTGGCCAATCTGGTTTCAATTCCCTGCAGGCCTTTGCATCGGCTAAGGCATGCTCAGGTTGGCCAAGACGAAGCCAACAAAGGCTTCGATTGGATAGAAAAATGGGATCAGTTGGGTCCATATCAATTGCCTGAAATGCATGGTCGTAAGTCAAACACAGACACTAGTGGCCGTTCATAAACAAAGAGGGTCAGATGTTCCCCACTAATATATATCAAATATTACCAAGAGTCATCCAATAAAATGGTTTCACTAGAATAACCAAATGAAAATTATATGATTGCTACATAAACGGACAAAATGTTAAACACTAAACACTAAAAACTAATATAATGCACCTGGGTATATGCATCAACAGCCGCTTGATAATCCTTCCTACTGAAAGCATCACCTCCTCTTGATTTTGCTTCTGCGGCTCTTTTCTTTGCCTCAGGTGTCACCTGAATAAGACACAAACACAAGATCATAAAGTCACAAGTCTAATAATGAACGCGGACAAAGTACTTATATAAGCTCGCAAGGGTCAATTGATCATAGGGGAACACTTGGTACCTCAGGAAGCTCTTTCTTTAGTGAAGTAGAGTCTTTTGGGACATTAAGCTCCTTGGTATTTCGCGATTGTTCCTGCATATGATTTTCTTGAAAGTTAGAAATCCTATTTTTCTTGTGAATATGAAAAGAAAAAGAAAGATTTTCAAACTTTAAGGGGGAATGAAAGTCCAGATCTTGGTACCTGTTGTTTGCTTGTTTCAGATTGCATATACTCAAGTATGCCATCAACTGTCCATTTTGAAATGGTTTCAACTTGTGATGTCAAGGGAAAGAGGACCTCCACAACACTTCGGTTCCCACTTGCAGCTGCAATCTGTATTGGCTTCAAACCCTCCTGTGGTGCACAGTAAGTCTATCGATTAGTAAAAGACACTAAACTTCATCCATTGATAAAACTAAATTAACCGTTTTTTCAGACTTTTAAGCATAACATAATGTATTGGTGTCAGCCTCACCTCATCAGTTACATTGGGATCTGCTCCGGCTTTTAATAAACATTTTATAATCTCCAAGCTCCCAATATCAGCAGCTATGTGTAAAGGGGTCGCTCCACCAGCACTCATATTTACTTTGGCACCTGCCTGTTCAAACAAACAAAAGGAAAAGTAAAGGTTGCAAGTCAGATAAAGAAGCAAGATTGCTAAACTCAAAACATAAGGGCATTCTGCTATTAAACATTACACATGCATTATACACAGACACACAGGATAACTGAAATTGCGAATTAAACTTTGAATAATGGAACTTGTTGACTATATCCCTAAGGTTCAGTCACATGTGGCATATAAAGCTGAGATAGATTGTTTACTAATATAGCATTTCATGTATCACTGAGCTATTCTATAAGTGTCTCAACGAACATTCGTCTCTTAGTCAAAACAGTGAACTATTGATAAACAATAAGTTCTTAATCAAGATTTGACATAAGGCCCAAAAGACAAGCTGTATGCAGCTCACTTACCATCTCCCTACTTACAAATCTCAAATCTGTATCAGGGAAAATTGTTCAATATATATGATATTTGTTTTGCGTCTCACAAACTGAAACTATATTGTAGAAATCATTAAGGAAGAAAGTGAACCTGAATCAATAACTCTAAGCATGCCAGTGAACCAGCTGCCACAGCTGACAACAATGGAGTAATATCATCATCACTTTCAGCATTAGGCTGCAAAAAAAAAATTAATTAATTAATTAATATCAGGACAATATCAGCTTATGAGTTCCTGATTGCTCAAACACAAAATATGAATTAGGATAAACAGAGGACCTAAAAGCCTAACAGTGGTGCAAGGAAACACAGACAAGGTTTTGATATCTTCAGCCAAGCCTTGAAAGCTCAAAAAGCCCTTAAAAGCCTACCGTGACTATGCACAAGTTTACTAACCAGGAACATGAAACATGAAGGACAAGCTTATGACTATTTTTACTCTCTTAGAATGATAGATTCAAATAACTACTAGACCAAAACAAAGAAAGTTGGAGAGAATGAAACATATTTCCTGTTGAATTCTTCAGGCCAAAAAAAAAAACAAATGTTGAATTTACTAACTAACTCAATATGGACGCAGTATTTAAAGTAGAGATTCCCACAAGATAGGTACTCCCTGCACACAACCACCAAGCAACTCATGGATCTATTCTGGAATTTTCATTTAGAAAACAAAACAAAAATTTCCAACCGTCTAGATAAGAGCATAGGATAAAGTTGTATGTAACTGAGAAACGTAAATGATGACTTACATTAGCTTGGTGTTCTAACAGAATTTTCACAGCATCTGGTTGGTCATGACCAGCAGCCCAAATTAAAGGAGAACCCGCATCACTTTGTGAATTGATATCGACACCCTTGGAAATTAAGCACCTCAGCAACTCAATGTTTCCTGTAAATAAACACAAACCAAAATGACTCATAGAATTTATGTCAAAGACTTCATTTACAAATGGCACAAATCAAAAGATTCCTGAAATTAAAGAACCACACCTAGTCCAGCAGAATGATGAAGAGCCGTAGCCCCTAAATCACTGGCGATAGATGGATTGGCACCATACTCAAGAAGAAGTTTTGCAGTATCAGTATGGCCAAGACGAGCAGCATGAATAAGGGGAGTGTCGCCTGTCAAATAGAAATTTCTACAAGGTGAGCAACATGATAAGAAGATGTGCAAATCCGTACCAAATTTGTGCCTGCTCAAGGTGATCATACAAATATAAAACTCCATATTGGAACACTTATAATGTCTTGATTACAAGACTCCTAACAAATTATCAATTCCAATATGCAATATAAAGCTCCTGGTCCTCTGCCAGCTGAGGTTCAACTCATAAATTAGATAGTTTTGAATTGTGACTTTCAACCCTTACATTCTGGTCACGTTTAACAAAAGAAAGATCATGCATAGCATAAAGCACATACCATCTTCATCTTTGGTATCAACATCAAGTTTCAATTCCTCCAGCAAGTACTTGCACATCTCAGTCTGGCCCTCTCTTGCAGCAAAATGAAGTGCGCCACGCTTGTTGGCATCCTTAATATCAGCCACAGTTTTGGGTAAACCCTTCCCTTCATCGAGTTTCCCAGCCAACTCTACTCAAAAACAAAACCCCAATTCAATTCAACCCCAACAATAAAAAATGGCAAAGAAGTTTCAAACTTTACTACAAAAGAATAGAACCCAATTCATCATAGCAATTACACAACCCAAAAACAAAGCATAGACTTACTTTTTAAGAGATCAACATTCCCAGTACATGCAGCATTCAGGAACTGCTGAACTATTTCCCTAGCTGCAACAGACATAATTTGATATAAAAACACATGATGGTTTTTGATTGAAACAGACTTGGGTAACCATAACTTAATGGAATGAATCAGATTCAAAGGAAAAGGTTGAAACTTTGAGTTGGATTATGAGAGAGGAAGTGATAGAAGGAACCTGCAAGTGCTTCAGAAGCGTCCGGAGCCATAGAAGAAGATTGTAATATTGGGTTTGCGAAAGCTTTGACTATGGTCGGAGAGATTTCTTGGGGAGTTGAAGTTGGGTTGTCTCCAGAAGAAACTAGAGAGCTTCAGGTGATGTGTCTGCAGGGGTTTAAGGTTTTTGTGGGACTTTTGTTATAGAAGAGTTTCAGATCGTATATTATTCGGGTTTGGGACTTTGGGTCGTTTGAGTGTGGGCTGTTTGATTGGGGCTTGGAGTTTTGCGATGTCGGCTAAACCGTTAAACTGTTGACAGTATTCACTTTTTTATTTTTGGAAGGAAAGGTTATATTCCGTCCGTCATTTAAAAAAATCATAACAACTGTACAAGATCAATCTACGGAGTTTGAAGATCATACCGTTACAAATCTTTACTCGTGTGACTGCTCGAACGAGTTAGGCTTGCATCCAAAAGGATGATGCGAAACTTCAATTCCAAAGGAAAAATGCGAAAAATTAAAGTCGATCCCCTCCTACTCAACTAATGATGAGTGCAGAAACTTGACGTTGGAAAACACCAGCATCGTCGATCTGCAACAAAGATCTTTGTGAACCTATGTTCTTCTGCTAAGCCAGCCTCACCACATGATAAAACACCACTCCCTAAAACGCCCATATTAGACAGGCACAAGGGGTGCCGTCATTTGCAACACGAAACCTTACGGGTTCGGTATGCTCATCTCTGAGAAAAAGAGAGCGAGTTTTTGTATAACCTTACTAAACTGCTAAAAGTATGTTTGATTCATGTATGCGTTGCCAGATTTTGTGACAGTGTGGCACTGTAAGTGTATTATTTGCTTAGTGATTTGTTAGATTTTAAAATAAGTGGTTTATTGTCATTCTACCTTGTGAGTTGTGATTAGACTACGAATGAGTAAAGAATCTTGTTAGGAGAATAATTGTTGAAGGTTTTACCAAAGAAAATAATTACACATGATTACTTGATGAACTTGTAATGTAAATGATATTTTAGATAACAAGATTGATCTTATTCTTTTGCACGGTGCATTCTCCGAATTCCATTTTCATAGAGACAGACCGGCATATTCCTACCGGTCATGTCTTCAATAAATTGTGACAAAAGTGAATGAAATATATAATCGTAGCTTGGCAAGAAAATTGAGGAATGATCCTTTATGTGTGAGACCTATTGTTCATGCAGTACTGGATCCTCATTTTGGTCGACCAGCTGTAGACATTTTTACTCGAGGGGTGCTCTCAGCTTGGTGAATACATACATACACATACATGATCTCATCGTTTTTCTTCTATGTGCGCCTAAGAGTAAACAGATTAACTTGGATCATTAAGAATCAAATGAAGTGAGGACAACAAACAACCATGCATGCATGTAATCGAATAAACTAACCAGAGATGATGATTTTTTTCTCGATCATCTTGATCGAGCTCCAATGAACAACTGTTCTCATGGATGGAGGCCCTAATTTAATTATAATCTTAAACCAGCCTCTTCTCTATCTCCTCTCTTTCTCTCACACTCTCCTCTCTCTGATCTTTGATCTCTTCTTAGTTAATCTGTTCTTATGTATGTATGTATCTCTAGAAATTAAAAGTAGTCCTTAATCTCCTCTGTACAAGCATCTGATCAATGATTCGAATGAGAAGAATCTGTACAAGCTGCCACCAAATTTGATCTCATCTCACACTTTGATTTCAGTAAGATTGCATAACTGAACAAGCTACGGCTTGTGCCCAATGCCTCAATTTGGTCTTCACCTGTTGAGGGTTATCACCTGCAATATCAAATTCCACTTTAGCCTTTTATTTAACCATAGAAAATTAGAAGTGAACTCTAAAGCACCAAACTTGTGGCAATAGATCGAATTGGAGGCAAAATGTGTTCCTCATACTACTAATTATTTGATCAGATGGTTATGGTTTTCGATTTATTGCCAAAATGTAAGTATTGTTTTGTAATTTATATGCACGCATTGGTGGTCTAGAGCAATGTACCTGGGCTGCAAATCTTCCACCCATCACTGTCGCTCCTAGGGCTAGGGCTTCCAAACGACGATGAAAGTCCACCAAATGACGACGTCGGACCACCCATTGACGACGTGGAATGTCGGCCGCTATTGGGCGAGGAGAGCGGACTGGGAGAGAACTGGCGGTTGACGGCAAAGTAGAGGTCAAGAGCCGGCAATGTAGGGCACAACCT of the Fragaria vesca subsp. vesca linkage group LG6, FraVesHawaii_1.0, whole genome shotgun sequence genome contains:
- the LOC101311497 gene encoding PRA1 family protein F2-like, with the translated sequence MSLNPPAGYGTNTAAQTSATKDLTLDSPSQPVHPTRRPWSELFSPSAFSAPYSYADAKSRAKHNLSYFRLNYAMVVLFIVFLSLLWHPVSMIVFLIILIYWVFGYFSRAPGPVVLFNRSFDDGAVLFALSLLTVVALVLTHVGVNVLVSLVVAVVVVGLHAAFRGTEDLYSHEEQDWDAEGGLVSVVGSEPSRPAITRF
- the LOC101311782 gene encoding uncharacterized protein LOC101311782; translation: MDMNDVEQQPPPAIVPSSPESSPCLSLSSSAEELQHMPLAPPKMMSRKRLCKQLSMCETPRDIAWEKRRRQILKQERKRNGNGDSPGAVAEEQEGDDMNLTDEDLHELKGCIELGFGFNEEEGQRLCPTLPALDLYFAVNRQFSPSPLSSPNSGRHSTSSMGGPTSSFGGLSSSFGSPSPRSDSDGWKICSPGDNPQQVKTKLRHWAQAVACSVMQFSSGDNPTSTPQEISPTIVKAFANPILQSSSMAPDASEALAAREIVQQFLNAACTGNVDLLKKLAGKLDEGKGLPKTVADIKDANKRGALHFAAREGQTEMCKYLLEELKLDVDTKDEDGDTPLIHAARLGHTDTAKLLLEYGANPSIASDLGATALHHSAGLGNIELLRCLISKGVDINSQSDAGSPLIWAAGHDQPDAVKILLEHQANPNAESDDDITPLLSAVAAGSLACLELLIQAGAKVNMSAGGATPLHIAADIGSLEIIKCLLKAGADPNVTDEEGLKPIQIAAASGNRSVVEVLFPLTSQVETISKWTVDGILEYMQSETSKQQEQSRNTKELNVPKDSTSLKKELPEVTPEAKKRAAEAKSRGGDAFSRKDYQAAVDAYTQAIDMDPTDPIFLSNRSLCWLRLGQPEHALADAKACRELKPDWPKACFREGAALRLMQKFDEAANCFYEGVQLDPESKELVDAFREAVEAGRQFHSKDKQKPKP